The following proteins are co-located in the Armatimonadota bacterium genome:
- a CDS encoding heavy-metal-associated domain-containing protein yields MKLIVEGMTCQNCVRHVREALESIPGATDVSVNLQSGEVEVSGVEVRAAIEAVVEQGYQVRQQ; encoded by the coding sequence ATGAAACTAATCGTTGAAGGAATGACTTGCCAAAACTGCGTCCGCCACGTGCGCGAGGCACTCGAATCGATTCCAGGCGCAACTGATGTCAGCGTCAACCTGCAATCGGGCGAAGTCGAAGTTAGTGGAGTCGAAGTGCGGGCCGCAATTGAAGCAGTTGTCGAACAAGGCTATCAGGTAAGGCAGCAATGA
- a CDS encoding metal-sensitive transcriptional regulator: MNEESRSRIDRRLARIEGQVRGLRKLLSEDAYCCDVIAQVSAVSAALNQVSAAVATQHIRHCIANRDSVHAHATARTMSEQELFEELEDVLKRLVKT; the protein is encoded by the coding sequence ATGAACGAAGAAAGCCGATCCCGCATTGACCGCAGGCTTGCCCGCATAGAAGGGCAAGTCCGCGGTTTGCGAAAACTCCTCTCCGAAGACGCTTATTGCTGCGACGTGATCGCTCAGGTCAGCGCAGTTTCTGCCGCTTTGAATCAAGTTTCAGCGGCAGTAGCTACCCAGCACATTCGCCACTGCATCGCGAACCGAGATAGCGTGCATGCCCATGCGACAGCGCGCACGATGTCAGAACAAGAGCTTTTCGAAGAGCTAGAAGACGTGTTGAAGCGTCTCGTGAAAACCTAA
- a CDS encoding antibiotic biosynthesis monooxygenase: MNENKEPMTCPIAEARAQTGIDAESAARAGFVAINYIACKPDYKERFECLFCSRARMIDNMPGFLGMKVLRCTEVNEPYLVVSFWTDEDSFKAWVGSPQFHEGHKRAFEDLRAYKQRGEEPPMTSDFKTYAIIAE, encoded by the coding sequence ATGAACGAAAACAAAGAACCTATGACCTGCCCTATCGCGGAAGCCCGCGCGCAAACCGGCATCGATGCCGAATCGGCCGCGCGTGCGGGATTCGTCGCGATCAACTACATTGCGTGCAAGCCGGACTACAAGGAGCGCTTCGAATGCCTCTTCTGCAGCCGCGCTCGCATGATCGACAACATGCCCGGATTCCTCGGCATGAAGGTGTTGCGCTGTACCGAAGTTAACGAGCCGTATTTGGTCGTGAGCTTTTGGACGGACGAAGACAGCTTCAAAGCCTGGGTGGGCTCCCCGCAGTTTCACGAAGGCCATAAACGCGCCTTCGAAGACCTTCGGGCGTACAAGCAGCGCGGCGAGGAGCCGCCCATGACCAGTGATTTCAAGACCTACGCGATCATCGCGGAGTAA
- a CDS encoding DUF305 domain-containing protein translates to MKGLILAGLAATVLGVGMIGCGGSGGGLGLGANAYTVPFIAKSDVQYIDAMVPHHLMAIDMAQMVLDRGSDTQIRAIAQAIKDAQGPEITALKSVRQTLTGSDVIPASPNDPYLDKMMMDMEAMSGSELDMMFLKSMIGHHSEAISIAERALDNLSRTDMKANAEAVISDQAREIGEMQALRSTTRFRMTNRLIRTSLQQRGQQGVIPCGHWGGGV, encoded by the coding sequence ATGAAAGGATTGATCCTTGCTGGGCTCGCCGCGACGGTGCTTGGAGTCGGAATGATCGGTTGCGGTGGCAGCGGGGGCGGACTCGGTTTGGGAGCAAACGCGTACACCGTCCCTTTCATCGCCAAGAGCGACGTGCAGTACATCGACGCAATGGTGCCGCACCACCTGATGGCTATCGACATGGCGCAGATGGTGCTTGATCGTGGTTCAGACACCCAGATACGCGCAATCGCGCAGGCAATTAAAGATGCTCAAGGTCCAGAGATCACGGCACTAAAGAGTGTGCGACAAACGCTCACTGGCAGCGACGTGATCCCCGCCTCGCCGAACGATCCGTACCTCGACAAGATGATGATGGACATGGAAGCCATGTCGGGCAGTGAGCTTGACATGATGTTCCTGAAGTCCATGATCGGGCACCACAGCGAAGCGATCTCCATCGCCGAGCGTGCCCTCGACAACCTGTCCCGGACGGACATGAAGGCGAATGCGGAAGCCGTCATCTCGGACCAAGCCCGTGAAATCGGAGAGATGCAAGCTCTCCGCTCGACAACGAGATTCCGTATGACGAACAGACTGATTCGCACATCATTGCAGCAGAGGGGACAACAAGGTGTAATCCCTTGCGGCCACTGGGGAGGTGGCGTCTAA
- a CDS encoding cupredoxin domain-containing protein, translated as MKHKLINSTTMAAIALLSLAASALAFQSSGHSGGCCGQGESSPAKTQVAQQTKDVQKATVTVQDGKYSPATIQVKKGKKVILTFKGGKNMGCGSTIEFKSLKQTKTVKEGGTVTFTFTPQSAGEIKFACSMDMIRGKVVVK; from the coding sequence ATGAAACACAAACTCATTAACTCGACAACGATGGCGGCAATCGCCCTTCTCTCTTTGGCGGCTTCAGCCCTCGCCTTCCAATCCTCGGGTCACTCAGGCGGATGTTGTGGGCAAGGCGAATCAAGCCCGGCCAAGACGCAAGTAGCTCAGCAAACAAAAGACGTTCAGAAAGCGACTGTCACCGTCCAGGATGGCAAGTATTCGCCAGCGACGATTCAAGTCAAGAAGGGAAAGAAAGTCATTCTGACCTTTAAGGGCGGCAAAAACATGGGCTGCGGCTCGACGATTGAATTCAAGTCGCTCAAGCAAACGAAAACCGTCAAGGAAGGTGGAACCGTGACATTCACGTTCACCCCCCAATCCGCTGGCGAAATCAAGTTCGCCTGCTCCATGGACATGATCCGCGGCAAGGTGGTGGTGAAATGA
- a CDS encoding DUF2231 domain-containing protein produces MKRIVSSLCLVLGVAISVATPEEMERLHRVAELKPSSKLLKAECMTCHTDVPLHNPFGRDVRSAIKSSERAGVDAEIWTRLASIDSDQDGWSNGEEVRLDTLPGDPGDHPAESRSRKETQTDARISVGLDQVIPKHSLHPVVIHFPIALFLFGVAFDLIGARKKDSGLRTTGWWGLLLGTISTAVAIPTGVAALLRSGYQWTGPALSHALFAATATALMISTTLWRRKGEIQSKTYFALLLVAALAVALAGHFGGQLVYGN; encoded by the coding sequence ATGAAACGAATTGTTTCGAGTCTTTGCCTCGTGCTAGGGGTTGCCATTAGCGTGGCAACTCCAGAGGAGATGGAACGGTTGCATCGCGTTGCTGAACTGAAGCCGAGTTCCAAACTGCTCAAAGCTGAATGCATGACTTGCCATACGGATGTGCCTTTGCACAATCCATTTGGCAGAGATGTAAGAAGCGCAATCAAGTCGTCTGAACGAGCAGGAGTAGACGCCGAGATTTGGACTCGCTTAGCCAGTATCGATTCAGACCAGGATGGATGGTCGAATGGTGAGGAGGTTCGTTTGGACACGCTTCCAGGTGATCCAGGCGACCATCCGGCTGAGTCGCGTTCACGAAAGGAGACCCAAACCGATGCCCGTATCAGTGTCGGCTTGGATCAAGTTATTCCAAAGCACTCGCTTCATCCTGTTGTCATTCACTTCCCCATAGCACTCTTTCTCTTTGGAGTTGCGTTCGACTTGATCGGAGCACGGAAGAAAGACAGCGGGTTGCGAACGACCGGATGGTGGGGCCTGCTCCTGGGAACAATCAGCACGGCTGTTGCAATTCCTACGGGAGTGGCTGCCCTTCTGCGAAGCGGCTACCAGTGGACGGGCCCAGCACTTAGTCATGCACTCTTTGCAGCAACTGCAACGGCACTCATGATCTCAACAACCCTCTGGAGACGCAAGGGCGAAATCCAGAGCAAGACGTACTTCGCTCTCCTTTTAGTGGCCGCTCTCGCGGTCGCTCTGGCGGGGCACTTTGGAGGCCAACTGGTCTACGGAAACTAA
- a CDS encoding DUF305 domain-containing protein yields the protein MNPRHLVLFAFIVLVAVFLAYRGTMAIRDDSQGQINPKPEFVASERDFIHGMIPHHQEAVTSSEELLSVVVDPDVRTLASNIIRAQEAEITEMKTWYAQWYEAEYRDDGKYKAMMRPLQNLSPKDAEARFVADMIGHHEHAVLMARELATFAERPELRTLAANIIRDQEAEIRTLTSWLQSKYGQTPNAVDHSMH from the coding sequence ATGAACCCACGTCACCTGGTGCTGTTTGCGTTCATTGTCTTGGTTGCAGTCTTCTTGGCTTACCGAGGGACTATGGCAATACGAGACGATTCTCAAGGTCAGATTAATCCCAAACCCGAGTTTGTTGCATCTGAGCGAGACTTTATCCACGGAATGATCCCACACCATCAAGAGGCTGTCACGAGTTCCGAGGAGCTCCTTTCGGTCGTAGTCGATCCTGATGTCAGAACACTCGCATCAAACATCATTCGAGCACAGGAAGCAGAGATTACGGAGATGAAAACTTGGTACGCTCAGTGGTACGAAGCCGAATACCGCGACGATGGGAAATACAAGGCGATGATGCGACCACTACAGAACTTGAGTCCGAAGGATGCTGAAGCACGCTTCGTCGCAGACATGATTGGACACCACGAGCATGCGGTTCTCATGGCCCGAGAGCTGGCGACGTTTGCGGAGCGACCCGAGCTTCGCACCTTGGCCGCGAACATAATCCGAGATCAAGAAGCCGAGATCAGAACGTTGACCTCGTGGCTTCAGAGCAAGTACGGGCAGACACCGAATGCGGTAGATCACTCAATGCACTAG
- a CDS encoding AAA family ATPase codes for MASIDNQIASASVVICTNIEKLSADRALLSQNILAQLRNLVEAVAVRLHRRDGNHEFEYALVGPAMDWVGSGKKQINFLHRFHRLLQMSSSHYTLEGDPSERLMLKYFEYLLRIRTLTREVFGFEILHNLESFPVDLDPSLHEYHRKIAERIDFVGPAKPDARHDRYYIHKVRPFFINGRIFYEVTFTAAVNNTSKFDRLIAFTSIDITEQYSANLTLVQESIEVLGFTMPIWIIQKWEVSIRPCELINFAKILGQDINVGSGDKEYRSLMQYLTATEGSLLNLMDISDTQYLELRDRILNGTQKQVIFPALERARKIIRKHLPGTNVLRYLLLQMNNRIIKLQSEAAECGFLSNLKLSSGCKPFDEMPFCTSLRQHNPRFSDLFASIDATGRTHELLVRRVKNNVERHGLLYTPVAELESFGEVDQLIATYNGKLYKGHGNRFMIMDKGHVFIREYEEGTVSIIRKLQEFAGSGIGGHGDAVDRWLDETPLIVDDVAKKAALKSLFEKSRVALVYGAAGTGKSTMVNYIANYLNDRTKLLLAHTNPAVDNLKRKVVAQNTWFRTVSSQKSKSEAYDILIIDECSTVSNADLLKVLENTSFKLLVLVGDVFQIEAIQFGNWFSIIRHFLPRESVFELTRPFRTDSEALLGFWSKVRNLEDGIEESIAHNQYSTVLDESLFTSKDQDEITLCLNYDGLYGINNINRFLQSSNAGKSVSWGVATYKVGDPVLFNESTRFKPLIYNNLKGRITGVQAFGDRIQFEVELDRAVTELDVDGVELRYLGGSSVQFDVLKARSTDDDDDMSNAVVPFQVAYAVSIHKAQGLEYDSVKVVVTEANEEDITHNILYTAITRTRKHLKIYWTPETQHAVLSCLERRKSDKDVALLKARQGW; via the coding sequence GTGGCATCTATCGATAATCAAATCGCCAGCGCTAGTGTGGTTATCTGCACTAACATCGAAAAGCTGTCTGCTGACCGGGCATTGCTATCTCAGAACATTCTTGCCCAGCTACGAAATCTCGTCGAAGCGGTCGCTGTTCGGCTCCACCGCCGTGATGGCAACCATGAGTTTGAATATGCGCTCGTGGGGCCGGCTATGGACTGGGTCGGATCCGGAAAGAAGCAGATCAACTTCCTTCACAGATTCCACAGGCTGTTACAGATGAGTTCCTCTCATTACACCCTTGAAGGAGACCCATCGGAGCGGTTAATGCTCAAATATTTCGAGTATTTGTTAAGAATCCGCACGCTGACGAGAGAAGTCTTTGGGTTTGAGATTCTGCACAATCTTGAATCTTTCCCAGTAGACCTTGACCCTTCACTACATGAATATCACCGCAAAATCGCTGAGCGCATCGATTTCGTTGGACCTGCCAAACCGGATGCCAGACACGATCGCTACTATATACATAAAGTCCGTCCATTCTTCATAAACGGACGCATTTTCTACGAGGTCACCTTCACCGCAGCGGTCAACAACACGAGCAAATTTGACCGACTCATTGCCTTTACTTCAATCGACATCACTGAGCAGTACTCCGCAAACCTAACGCTCGTCCAGGAGTCTATCGAAGTCTTGGGGTTCACGATGCCCATTTGGATTATTCAGAAATGGGAAGTTTCAATCCGTCCTTGTGAGTTGATCAACTTTGCCAAGATTTTAGGTCAAGACATCAATGTAGGTTCAGGAGATAAGGAGTATCGCTCCCTGATGCAATATCTTACGGCAACCGAGGGCAGCCTACTGAACTTAATGGATATCTCAGACACGCAATACCTAGAACTCCGTGATCGGATTCTGAATGGGACTCAGAAGCAAGTCATCTTTCCTGCCCTGGAGCGAGCTCGGAAAATCATCCGCAAACATCTTCCTGGAACAAATGTGTTGCGATACCTGCTACTTCAGATGAACAATCGAATAATTAAGCTTCAGTCTGAAGCCGCAGAGTGTGGATTTCTCTCGAATTTGAAGCTGTCTTCTGGGTGCAAGCCGTTTGATGAAATGCCGTTCTGCACATCTCTCCGGCAACATAATCCCAGGTTCTCTGATCTTTTCGCCTCCATTGACGCTACGGGGAGGACTCACGAACTATTGGTCCGGCGTGTGAAGAATAACGTTGAAAGGCATGGCCTTCTCTACACGCCTGTTGCAGAACTGGAGTCGTTTGGCGAAGTTGACCAACTGATTGCTACCTATAACGGGAAGTTATATAAGGGGCATGGGAATCGGTTCATGATAATGGACAAAGGGCATGTGTTCATTCGCGAGTACGAAGAGGGAACAGTGTCCATTATAAGGAAGCTCCAAGAGTTTGCTGGATCTGGCATTGGGGGACACGGTGATGCAGTTGATAGATGGTTAGACGAGACACCACTAATTGTTGACGATGTGGCAAAAAAGGCGGCACTCAAGTCACTTTTTGAGAAGTCTCGTGTCGCCCTAGTTTACGGCGCTGCAGGAACAGGTAAATCAACGATGGTTAACTACATCGCGAACTATCTGAATGACAGGACGAAGCTCTTGCTGGCACACACTAATCCCGCCGTTGATAACCTGAAGCGAAAGGTCGTTGCCCAAAACACTTGGTTCCGAACGGTCAGTAGTCAAAAATCGAAGAGTGAGGCGTACGACATTTTGATAATAGATGAATGCAGCACTGTCAGTAACGCTGACCTTTTAAAGGTGTTAGAAAATACTTCATTTAAGCTCCTCGTGCTCGTAGGCGACGTGTTTCAGATTGAAGCGATTCAATTCGGTAACTGGTTCAGTATCATACGCCACTTCTTACCAAGAGAATCTGTGTTCGAGTTGACGAGGCCTTTTCGAACAGATAGTGAGGCGCTTCTCGGATTCTGGAGCAAGGTTCGCAATTTAGAGGACGGTATTGAAGAGTCCATCGCGCATAACCAGTATTCTACGGTACTTGACGAGTCGCTGTTTACATCAAAAGATCAAGATGAGATCACACTTTGCCTTAACTACGATGGTCTATACGGGATCAATAATATTAATCGGTTTTTGCAAAGTAGTAATGCTGGCAAATCTGTGAGTTGGGGTGTTGCGACTTATAAGGTTGGGGACCCTGTCCTCTTCAACGAGAGCACAAGGTTCAAACCGCTTATCTACAACAACCTTAAGGGCCGCATCACCGGTGTTCAAGCATTCGGTGATCGAATTCAATTTGAGGTCGAGTTGGATCGAGCCGTTACAGAGCTCGATGTAGATGGTGTTGAACTTCGTTACTTAGGAGGATCGTCGGTCCAGTTCGATGTACTCAAGGCTCGCAGTACAGACGACGATGATGATATGTCCAATGCTGTTGTTCCGTTCCAAGTGGCCTATGCTGTTTCTATTCATAAAGCTCAAGGTCTTGAGTATGACTCGGTGAAAGTTGTTGTTACCGAGGCAAACGAAGAAGACATCACGCACAATATCCTCTACACTGCTATCACGCGCACTAGGAAGCATCTAAAGATCTACTGGACGCCCGAGACCCAACACGCGGTACTTAGCTGTCTTGAACGCAGGAAGAGCGATAAAGACGTTGCATTGCTGAAGGCAAGGCAGGGGTGGTAG
- a CDS encoding type I restriction endonuclease subunit R gives MSEDRAPYNYDPIAVSNESTVVAQYIPESKVRETSYQSEDALEKELIRILEGQAYDYLKFTSEEQLVANLQAQLEALNDVKFSLAEWKRFFESNIAGQNDGIAEKTIRIQEDSVQLLHRDDGTTKNIKLIDKQNIHNNRLQVINQYETAGTRATRFDVTVLVNGLPMVHIELKRRGVDIREAFNQIDRYQRDSFWAGSGLFEYVQLFVISNGTLTKYYSNTTRRQHIADAAGTKKIKKTSNSFEFTSWWADSQNKPIQELSAFAKTFFAKHTLLNILTRYCVLTADRMLLVMRPYQIAATERILQRIEVASNMKWLGSVRAGGYVWHTTGSGKTLTSFKTAQLASKMPSVDKVLFVVDRKDLDYQTMREYDRFEKGAANSNTSTAVLKRQLEDKNARIIITTIQKLANFINANKGHEVFGGHIVVIFDECHRSQFGDMHTAITRAFKRYNLFGFTGTPIFTENMSSGGNPNLKTTEQAFGEKLHTYTIVDAITDKNVLPFRIDYVNTVKMGDVLDKKVSAIDTERALLASERIGLVTSYILEHFDQKTKRTSTYSLGERRLRGFNALFATASIDAARTYYGEFKRQQAGLVPDKQLKVGINFSYAANEAVEDGALEEEEFETNHLSGAARDFLDEAIKDYNGMFGTSFDTSADKFQNYYKDLSLNLKERKIDLVIVVNMFLTGFDATTLNTLFVDKQLRAHGLLQAYSRTNRILNSVKAYGNIISFRDLEAETNDALSLFGNKEARGIAILKPYGDYFADYEAKVQELLAKFPLDERIVGEQAQKEFVTLFGSILRLQNILTSFDEFEGNAVLSDREGQDYRSIYLDIYADFRSGKDSDKEQILDDIVFEIELIKQVEINVDFILMLVAKFREAKGNGDDVEIRAQITRAVDSSPTLRNKKDLIENFVDSVSASGELDAEWRAFVDRKREEELGQIIEEESLKPEETRAFVESAFRDGVIRSTGTAITKVMPPTSRFSSDGGHGQKKQRVLAKLIAFFERFLGLVSRHGQNGDE, from the coding sequence ATGAGCGAGGATCGAGCGCCTTACAACTACGATCCGATTGCTGTTTCCAACGAGAGCACGGTCGTTGCGCAGTACATCCCAGAATCGAAAGTTCGTGAGACGAGCTACCAGAGTGAAGACGCTCTGGAAAAGGAACTCATCAGGATTTTAGAGGGGCAAGCCTACGATTACCTCAAGTTCACCTCAGAAGAGCAGCTCGTCGCAAACCTACAGGCTCAGCTAGAGGCTCTGAATGATGTGAAGTTTAGCCTCGCCGAATGGAAGCGATTCTTTGAAAGTAACATCGCCGGGCAGAACGACGGCATTGCTGAAAAGACAATTCGCATCCAGGAGGACTCGGTTCAGCTTCTCCATCGCGACGATGGCACGACCAAGAACATCAAGCTGATCGACAAACAGAATATCCACAACAACCGGTTGCAGGTTATCAACCAGTATGAGACCGCCGGGACACGCGCCACTCGGTTCGACGTGACAGTTTTGGTCAATGGCTTGCCGATGGTTCACATCGAACTGAAGCGACGCGGGGTGGACATCCGCGAAGCCTTCAACCAGATCGACCGCTACCAGCGAGACTCTTTCTGGGCTGGTTCGGGCCTGTTTGAGTACGTCCAGCTTTTCGTGATCAGCAACGGAACGCTGACCAAGTATTACAGCAACACCACCCGCCGCCAGCACATTGCCGATGCTGCCGGAACGAAGAAGATCAAGAAGACCTCCAACTCGTTTGAGTTCACATCGTGGTGGGCCGACTCGCAGAACAAGCCGATTCAGGAACTGAGTGCTTTCGCCAAGACGTTTTTTGCGAAGCACACCCTGCTGAATATCCTCACTCGATACTGCGTCCTCACAGCAGATCGGATGCTCCTCGTGATGCGTCCGTACCAAATCGCCGCAACCGAACGAATCCTCCAGCGAATAGAGGTGGCGTCGAACATGAAATGGCTAGGCTCGGTGCGAGCAGGAGGTTACGTTTGGCACACCACTGGATCAGGCAAGACGCTTACTTCGTTTAAGACCGCTCAACTTGCGAGCAAGATGCCGAGCGTGGACAAAGTGCTCTTTGTGGTGGACCGCAAAGACCTCGACTACCAGACGATGCGCGAGTACGACCGCTTCGAAAAAGGTGCAGCCAACTCCAACACCTCCACGGCAGTTCTGAAGCGACAGCTTGAGGACAAGAATGCGCGGATCATCATCACGACGATCCAGAAGCTCGCCAACTTCATTAACGCCAATAAGGGACATGAAGTCTTTGGCGGTCACATCGTGGTGATCTTTGATGAGTGTCACCGCTCTCAATTCGGTGATATGCACACGGCGATCACCCGCGCCTTCAAGCGGTACAACCTCTTTGGCTTCACCGGAACCCCGATCTTCACCGAGAACATGTCGAGTGGCGGAAACCCGAACCTCAAGACGACCGAACAGGCTTTTGGGGAAAAGCTCCATACCTACACCATCGTCGATGCGATTACTGACAAGAACGTCCTTCCGTTCCGGATCGACTACGTGAACACGGTGAAGATGGGAGACGTTTTGGATAAGAAGGTCTCAGCCATTGACACCGAACGGGCACTCCTTGCTTCAGAACGAATCGGCTTGGTGACCAGCTACATCCTGGAACACTTCGATCAGAAGACGAAGCGAACTAGCACGTACTCCCTTGGAGAGCGTCGTTTGCGAGGCTTCAACGCGCTCTTTGCCACCGCATCAATCGACGCAGCCCGGACCTACTACGGAGAGTTCAAACGTCAGCAAGCCGGGCTAGTTCCTGATAAGCAGCTGAAGGTAGGAATTAACTTTTCGTACGCCGCGAATGAAGCCGTTGAAGACGGAGCACTTGAGGAAGAGGAGTTTGAGACCAACCACCTCTCTGGTGCGGCCCGTGACTTTCTTGACGAGGCAATCAAAGACTACAACGGGATGTTCGGCACGTCCTTCGATACATCAGCGGACAAGTTTCAGAACTACTACAAAGACCTTTCCCTAAATCTCAAGGAGCGAAAGATTGACCTTGTGATCGTGGTCAACATGTTCCTCACCGGCTTCGATGCGACCACATTGAACACGCTCTTTGTGGATAAGCAACTTCGCGCCCATGGTCTGCTCCAGGCCTACTCCCGTACGAACCGTATTCTCAATTCGGTGAAAGCGTACGGGAACATCATTAGCTTCCGTGACCTTGAGGCGGAGACGAACGATGCGCTCTCGCTCTTTGGCAACAAGGAAGCTCGGGGCATCGCCATTCTCAAGCCGTATGGAGACTACTTTGCTGACTACGAAGCCAAAGTGCAGGAGCTTCTCGCTAAATTCCCGCTCGATGAACGGATTGTGGGTGAACAGGCTCAAAAGGAGTTCGTAACTCTCTTTGGCTCGATTCTCCGGCTCCAGAACATTCTCACTTCGTTCGACGAGTTCGAAGGCAACGCAGTCCTCTCAGACCGAGAAGGTCAGGACTACCGAAGCATCTACCTCGATATCTACGCTGACTTCCGCTCCGGCAAGGACTCGGACAAGGAGCAAATTCTCGACGACATCGTCTTTGAGATCGAGCTGATCAAACAGGTCGAGATCAACGTTGACTTCATTTTGATGCTTGTCGCGAAGTTCCGCGAAGCGAAGGGCAACGGCGATGATGTGGAGATTCGTGCCCAGATCACGAGAGCAGTCGATTCCTCGCCAACCCTCAGGAACAAGAAAGACCTCATCGAGAACTTCGTAGACTCGGTCTCTGCATCAGGTGAGCTCGATGCAGAGTGGCGAGCATTTGTTGACCGAAAGCGCGAAGAGGAGCTTGGTCAGATCATTGAAGAAGAGAGCTTAAAGCCCGAGGAAACCCGTGCTTTTGTGGAATCAGCCTTCCGCGACGGCGTGATTCGTTCCACGGGAACTGCTATCACGAAGGTCATGCCGCCGACCAGCCGGTTCTCCTCGGACGGTGGGCACGGGCAGAAGAAGCAGCGGGTTTTGGCGAAGCTCATTGCGTTCTTTGAGCGGTTCTTGGGGTTGGTTTCGCGCCATGGGCAAAATGGAGATGAATAG
- a CDS encoding restriction endonuclease subunit S — translation MKAGQHLSATAIASAKSSESRFPVYGGNGLRGYGRSASHTGKYLLIGRQGALCGNVKRASGEFYATEHAVVTEPSDAMDVDFAYYMLTSMNLNKFKSSGAQPGLAVGNLAEVLVPVPPIEEQKRIADLLDKFDALVNDLSSGLPAELNARRQQYEYYRDKLLTFQEATA, via the coding sequence ATGAAAGCTGGACAACATCTTTCCGCGACAGCCATCGCTTCTGCGAAGTCTAGTGAATCGCGATTTCCAGTCTATGGGGGGAATGGACTACGCGGTTATGGAAGATCGGCAAGTCACACCGGGAAGTACCTGCTGATCGGACGGCAAGGCGCACTCTGCGGAAATGTAAAGAGAGCGTCGGGTGAGTTTTACGCGACTGAACATGCTGTAGTTACGGAGCCTTCTGACGCCATGGATGTCGATTTTGCGTACTACATGCTTACGTCCATGAACTTAAACAAGTTTAAATCATCTGGCGCTCAGCCTGGTTTGGCAGTCGGCAACTTGGCTGAAGTACTCGTGCCCGTCCCGCCGATTGAAGAGCAGAAGCGGATTGCTGATTTACTAGATAAGTTCGATGCCCTCGTGAACGATCTCAGCTCAGGTCTTCCTGCCGAACTCAACGCCCGCCGCCAGCAGTACGAGTATTACCGTGACAAGCTCCTAACTTTCCAGGAGGCGACCGCATGA